A genomic window from Sceloporus undulatus isolate JIND9_A2432 ecotype Alabama chromosome 9, SceUnd_v1.1, whole genome shotgun sequence includes:
- the LOC121915761 gene encoding protein S100-A4-like: protein MASPLEKALDVMVATFHTYSGKEGDKFKLNKSELKELILKELPGFVGKKKDEATFQKILNNLDSNKDNEVDFQEYAVFLSCIAMACNDFFQGFPEKMPRNK, encoded by the exons ATGGCAAGCCCTTTGGAGAAGGCCCTGGACGTGATGGTGGCCACTTTCCACACCTATTCCGGCAAGGAAGGGGATAAGTTCAAGCTCAACAAGTCCGAACTGAAGGAGCTGATTTTGAAGGAGCTGCCTGGATTTGTAGGT AAAAAGAAGGACGAAGCCACGTTCCAGAAGATCTTGAATAACCTGGACAGCAACAAAGACAACGAGGTCGACTTCCAAGAGTACGCCGTCTTCCTGTCCTGCATCGCCATGGCCTGCAACGATTTCTTCCAGGGATTCCCAGAGAAGATGCCCCGGAACAAGTGA